Proteins encoded within one genomic window of Gallus gallus isolate bGalGal1 chromosome 1, bGalGal1.mat.broiler.GRCg7b, whole genome shotgun sequence:
- the DONSON gene encoding protein downstream neighbor of Son, producing MDATVPGYSPGFKKPPATLRLKRKRPRRSEPAAPQPCGAAPRAPSAPARRNPFSSLDNAPRQPGRRHQGEPAPPGGGPASAAPFWQFLESAGEDEPARSVGLSEGTNVLALPEDLHLPVPTPTVPTSPKHEFPADWSIKTRLLFTSSQPFTWAEHLKAQEEAQGFAQHCRAAEINLPQSVQEPKLSTELRCAFQQSLVYWLHPSLPWLQLFPRIGADRKIAGKACPWAQDEALQQALMSDWSVSFTSLYNLLKAKLCPYFYVCTYQFTVLFRAAGLAGSDVITAVLSPTTRGLREAMRNEGIEFSLPLVEESRSKKQKNSEGNLETEVAHGPEVDRSPEDGKEAAPSDDDDDGFSWLEEMGVQDKVKKPDAISIKLRKEKHEVQVDHRPESLAVVKGTNTFTLLNFLINCKSLVAVAGPQAGLPPTLLSPVAFRGGTMQTLKARSMNAKARVRLAYEDIFSLEIVGPVLPHSLHSLTMLLQSAQQGAFSAVLYTYEPTAVFNTHLDNASAALKKETISKDLLKCGLHSKTLDQLSQVPTLGKSSLRSLEMKDYAYAWKS from the exons ATGGACGCCACCGTGCCCGGCTACTCACCCGGCTTCAAGAAGCCGCCGGCCACGCTGCGGCTGAAGCGCAAGCGGCCGCGGAGGAGCGAGCCCGCCGCCCCCCAGCCCTGCGGCGCGGCCCCGAGGGCCCCCTCCGCGCCCGCCCGCCGCAACCCCTTCTCCAGTCTGGACAACGCGCCGCGGCAGCCGGGCCGGCGGCATCAGGGGGAACCGGCACCGCCGGGGGGGGGGCCCGCCTCGGCAGCGCCCTTCTGGCAG tttttGGAGTCTGCAGGGGAAGATGAGCCGGCCCGGAGCGTGGGGCTCTCAGAGGGAACCAACGTCCTGGCACTACCCGAG gaCCTTCATTTACCCGTTCCTACACCCACCGTCCCCACCTCACCAAAACACGAGTTTCCTGCAGACTGGAGCATAAAAACACGACTTCTGTTTACATCTTCTCAACCTTTCACCTGGGCAGAGCATTTAAAAGCACAGGAGGAAGCTCAGGGatttgctcagcactgcagagcagcagaaataaatttGCCACAGAGTGTACAG GAACCAAAACTGTCCACAGAACTGCGTTGTGCCTTTCAGCAGAGCCTTGTTTACTGGCTTCACCCATCATTGCCGTGGCTGCAGCTGTTCCCTCGTATTGGAGCAGACAGAAAGATAGCAGGAAAGGCCTGTCCGTGGGCACAGGATGAGGCCTtgcagcaagcactgatgagcGACTG GTCTGTCAGCTTTACTTCTCTATACAACCTGCTCAAAGCCAAGCTGTGCCCCTACTTCTATGTGTGCACTTACCAGTTTACTGTCCTGTTCCGTGCAGCTGGTCTGGCGGGAAGCGATGTTATCACAGCGGTGCTTTCTCCCACCACCAGAGGTTTAAGGGAAGCCATGAGAAATGAAG GCATAGAGTTTTCTCTACCTTTGGTAGAAGAAAGTAGAAGCAAAAAACAGAAGAACTCTGAAGGGAATTTGGAAACAGAAGTTGCTCACGGCCCTGAAGTGGACAGAAGCCCCGAGGATGGCAA GGAGGCTGCTCCaagtgatgatgatgatgatggtttCTCTTGGCTTGAGGAGATGGGAGTCCAAGACAAGGTTAAAAAACCAGATGCTATTTCTATTAAACT TCGTAAAGAGAAGCATGAAGTGCAGGTGGATCACAGACCTGAATCCCTTGCAGTGGTGAAAGGAACAAACACCTTCACTTTATTGAACTTCCTGATAAACTGTAAGAGCCTGGTGGCTGTTGCAGGTCCACAGGCAGGGCTTCCTCCCACTCTGTTGTCTCCTGTCGCTTTCCGAGGTGGAACAATGCAAACGCTCAAA GCTCGTAGTATGAATGCAAAAGCCAGGGTCCGCCTGGCATATGAAGATATCTTCAGTTTGGAGATCGTAGGCCCCGTCCTGCCTCATTCTCTCCACTCACTGACCATGCTTCTGCAGTCTGCACAGCAGGGAGcgttttctgcagtgctgtataCATACGAGCCAACAGCTGTGTTTAACACTCATCTCGATAATGCGAGCGCTGCCTTAAAGAAG gaaaCCATAAGCAAAGACCTGCTGAAGTGTGGGCTGCATTCTAAAACTTTGGATCAACTGAGTCAGGTGCCAACGCTGGGAAAATCTTCCCTCCGGTCTCTGGAAATGAAGGACTATGCCTATGCCTGGAAGTCCTAG